The Echinicola rosea genome has a segment encoding these proteins:
- the rpsS gene encoding 30S ribosomal protein S19, whose protein sequence is MARSLKKGPYIAHHLAKKVDAMNESGKKSVIKTWSRRSMISPDFVGHTFAVHNGNKFIPVFVTDNMVGHKLGEFAPTRNFRGHIAKKDKGRR, encoded by the coding sequence ATGGCACGTTCATTAAAAAAAGGGCCTTATATAGCTCATCACTTGGCCAAAAAAGTAGATGCAATGAACGAATCCGGCAAGAAGTCTGTGATCAAGACTTGGTCAAGAAGATCTATGATCTCTCCGGATTTTGTGGGCCATACCTTTGCTGTGCATAACGGAAATAAATTTATTCCTGTATTCGTAACAGACAATATGGTAGGTCACAAGCTTGGTGAATTTGCTCCTACAAGAAACTTTAGAGGTCACATTGCCAAAAAAGATAAAGGAAGAAGATAA